Sequence from the Kineosporia succinea genome:
CTCGACGAACCGGTAGGGGTTCTCCGGGTCGAGCACCGACAGCGAGACTCGCGGCTCGTTCTGCAGGTTGGCGAACTTCTGCCGGTTCTTGGTGTGCGTCAGCTTCAGCGTCTCGCCGTCCCAGGCGAACCACATGACGCTGCTCTGGGGTGATCCGTCGGGACGAACCGTGGCCAGGTGGGCGAAGTTGGCTCGTTCGAGCAGGTCCTTGTGACTTTCCGGAAGGGCCCTGGTTGCCATGCTCTTACTCCTGACCGGTCGAGTGCGCGTTGAACGTGATCACGTTACTCCGCGTGCTCGTCCGGCGCCTCGTCGTCCACCGGCACCCGCAGCGGGCGCAGCACGACCCAGGCGATCATGATCGCCGCGAACACCAGCAGGCCGATGCCGACGCGGGTGTTCAGGTTGACGCCGTCGGCCCGGTCGAGCTCGCTGCTGTCGGTGAACCAGACGCCCATGACCACGAGGATCACGCCGTAGATCCCGATCAGCCCACCGATGATGCTGCGGATGTCGAATGCGCCCGCCGTGGCGGTTTTCGTGCTTTCTGCCATGACCGGCTCCTCAGAAGAAGATGATGTTCAGGGCCACGACGAGCACGCCGGCCACACCGACGAGCATCGGGGTGGAGCGGTACCAGACGGCCTCGTCACCGGTGCGGTTCTCGCTGAGGTCGGCCTTCGGCGTCAGCGAGTAGACCAGACCGCGTAGCTCCGACTCCGGTTTCGGCGCGGTCACCATCGTGACCAGCACGCTCACCACGATGTCGGCGACGAACGCGACCCCCGCGGCCAGGAAGCTCGCGCCCTGACCCTGCAGGCTGATCACGCCGGTCTCGGACAGGATGAAGATGAAGATGGCCGAACCGGTTCCGACGACCAGGCCGACCCAGCCGGCGGTGGGCGTCATCCGCTTCCAGAACATGCCCAGGATGAACGTGGCGAACAGCGGGGCGTTGAAGAACGAGAACAGCTGCTGCAGGTAGTCCATCAGGTTCGAGTAACCCGACGCGATCACCGCGGTGAAGATGGCGGCGACGGTGGCGGCGATCGTGACGATCCGCCCCACCCGCAGGTAGTAGCCGTCGGGCTTGTCCTTCACCACGTAGGTCTGCCAGATGTCGTAGCTGAAGACCGTGTTGAAAGCACTGATGTTGGCGGCCATCCCGGCCATGAACGAGGCCAGCAGACCGGTGATCGCCAGGCCGAGCAGGCCGTTGGGCAGCAGGTCACGCATGAGCAGCAGCAGTGCGTCGTTATAGGTGACGTCGCCCGAGCCGTCGGCCTTGAACTGCACCATCTCCTGCACCGAGACCGCGGCGACCATGCCGGGGATGACCACGATGAACGGGATGAACAACTTGGGGAACGCGCCGATCACCGGGGTGCGGCGGGCGGCGGACATGCTCTTGGAGGCCATCGCGCGCTGGACCTCGACGAAGTTCGTGGTCCAGTAGCCGAAGCTGAGCACGAAGCCGAGGCCGAAGATGATGCCGAAGACCGACAGGAAGTCGTTGGAGAAGCCGGACAGCTCGTTACCGGGCCAGGCCGAGAGCTGCTCGGCGCCACCGGGACTCGCGGTGACCTTGTCCTTCAGGCCTTCCCAGCCGCCGACCTTGTGCAGGCCGGCCAGGGTGAGGGGGAGCAGGGCGGCGACGATGACGAAGAACTGCAGCACCTCGTTGTAGATGGCCGCGGACAGGCCACCGAGGGTGGTGTAGACCAGCACGATCAGCGCCGCCACGACCAGTGAGACCCAGAGCGACCAGCCCAGAAGCACATTCACGATCGTGCCGAGCAGGTAGAGGTTCACGCCGGCGATGAGCACCTGGGCCAGGGCGAAACTCAGGGCGTTGACCAGGTGGGCGGCCGGGCCGAAGCGGCGGAGCATGAACTCCGGCACCGAGCGGACTTTCGAGCCGTAGTAGAACGGCATCATCACCACGGCGAGGAACAGCATCGCCGGAACCGCGCCGATCCAGAAGTAGTGCATGGTCGGCATGCCGTACTGGGCGCCGTTCGCCGACATGCCCATGATCTCGATGGCGCCGAGGTTCGCGGAGACGAACGCCAGGCCGGTGACCCAGGCGGGCAGTGATCGTCCGGAGAGGAAGAAGTCGATGCTGCTGCTCACCTGGCGTCGGGCTAGTACACCGATGCCCAGGACGACCAGGAAATATGACGCAAGGATGACGTAGTCAATCGCAGACGCATCCAGGCGGAGGACGTCCGAGTCCACAGGAACCCCCTTGTACTGACCAGGCTTGGAACCTGGTTCGGGTACGCCAGGTATAAACCCGGTTCAAGGAGGCCGCACTTCGGGCGTATGACGTGGCCAACGCCCGGCTGGCTCCCTAAGTTCCCGGATCGCGGACACCGATGACCACCACGGCGCCCCGGTCCTCGTCTTCCCGCATCTCGGCCCGTAGGCCCTGACCTGCGACGATCTGCTGTGCGAGGGGTGCCTGACGGGCGCTGACCTCGGACATCACACGTCCGCCGGGGGCCAGCCAGGATGTGGCCCCGGTCACCAGGCGCCGGAAGAGGGTGAGGCCATCGTCACCACCGTCGACGGTCACGTCCGGTTCGTGCAGACGGGACTCGGCCGGCAGGAAGGGGATGTCGGCGGTCGGCACGTAGGGGACGTTGGCCACCAGGACGCCGACCCGGTCGCGCAGGGTGCGGGGCAGCGGGTCGAACAGGTCGCCGGTGTAGAGGTGAGCGGTGCCGTCGAGGTTGACCGCCGCGAGCGCGGTCGCCGCCGGGTCGATGTCGGAGACGTGCAGCTGGGCGGGCTCGGTCTCGTGCTGGACGGCCACGCTGATCGCGGCGGTGCCGCAGCACAGTTCGACCACGACCTGGCCGGCGGCGGCCGAGATGGCCTGCCCGGCGAGGAATTCGGTGCGGCGCCGGGGGACGAAGACGCCGGGGGTCACCTTGACGCGCAGACCGCGGAACTCGGCCCAGCCGAGGACCAGCTCGAGAGGTTCACCGCCGGCCCGCCGCTCGAGGAGGTGCGGCAGATCGGGGCCGCTCTCGAGGAGCAGCCGGGCCTCGTCCTCGGCCCACACGCACCCCGCGGCGCGCAGGATGGTGACCACCTCGTCGAAGGTCATGCTTCCGGGTCGCGCAGCCCGACGCAGTCGTGGTCCCAGAACTCGCGCGCGTAGACCAGCGTGCCGGTCATCCAGTCCTGGTACGCGGGCAGTTTCACCACCTGGAAGGCCAGGTCCGGGATGCGGAGCGAGGGCTTGCGGAAGTTCAGCGGCCCGGCCTCGACGAAGCCCACGCGGCGGTAGAAGCCGGGATCACCCTCCAGGAAGAGCAGCGGCACCTCGGTCTTGCCCATTTCCTCGATCGCGGTCCGCACCAGCGCCGTGCCGATGCCCCGACCCTGGTGCCCGGGCTTGACCGCGACCGGGCTGAGCACGGCCACGTCGAGCAGCCGGCGCGGGGCGTCGAGCAGGCTGCGGGTGCACAACGTGGACGCCACCACCTCCCCGCCCTCCTCGGCGACGAGTGCCAGATCGGCCGGCGACCGGGGCATGGCCCGCAACGACGTCAGCAGCCGGGCGATGAGCGGCCCGTCGTCGCCGAACGCCTCGAGGTGCACGGCGTCGGCCGCCGTCCGGTCGGCCGGGGTCTCCCTGCGAATCCGCACGTGCGGGAGGTTAGACGACGCCCGGGCGCCGTGTCGCCGGATTAATCACTCCGCCGGCACCAGGCCCTTGCGGACCCCGCCCATGCTCTCGACCACCTTCGTCGTACGCCGCAGGGCCTGTTGCAGCCGGGCCCGCGTGGTCGAGCCGTATTCCTGCGTCTGGAGGGCCTTGCGCACGTCGAGCACCCGGTGCGGCTGGTCCTTCGTCATCAGCAGCGGCACGTACTCGGCCTTGGACACGCTGAACCGCTTGGCGCCCGGTGCTTTCGAGAAGGTGAAGCGGGTCAGCAGGCCCTCCGCGTTGGCCTTGCCCGGGGTGTCGTGGTCGGCCAGCAGGTTGCCCAGGCCGTATACCACCCAGGTCCGGCCGATCTTCTGCACCGGTTCCACCACGTGCGCGTGATGGCTGATCAGCAGGTCGATCTGGCCGGACCTCGCCAGCTTCGGCGCCAGGTAGGCCTGGTCGTCGGACGGGGTCTGCTGGTACTCGGTGCCCCAGTGCAGCGAGGCCACCACCACCTCGGCCCCGGCCTTGCGGGCGCGGCGGGCCTCGTCCAGGATCGCCTGCTCGTCGAGCAGGTTCGCCCGCCAGGTCTGGCCCGACGGGTAGGCGATGCCGTTGAAACCGTAGGTGTACGAGAGGAAAGCGACCTTCACGCCGTTCACCCGCAGCATCGTCAGGCGCTTGGCCTCGGCGGCCGAGCGGGCCGATCCGGTGTGCTTCAGCCCCACCTCGTCGAGCTTGTCGAGCGTGCGGTCCACCCCGGCGCCGCCCTTGTCGAACGTGTGGTTGCTCGCGGTGCTGCACACGTCGTAGCCGACCTCGGCGAGGGCGTCGGCGATCATCGGCGGGCCGGAGAAGCTGGGGTACGACGTGTACGGGCCCTCCGCGGGGGCGAGTGGCGTCTCCAGGTGACACAGCCCGACGTCCGCGCTCTCCACGTAGGGACGCACGTCGTCCATCATCGGCGCGAAGTTCCACTCACCGTCGGTGCCGTCACGCTTGGCCTGGTGCCACAAAGGCTTGTGCAGCAGGACATCCCCGGTGGCGACCAGGGAGAACTGCTCGCCTGCGGGAGGCGTGGGGGAGGGAGAGGCGACCGGGGCGGCCGGTGCCGGAGAGCGTTCGGCGACCGGGTCGTCCTCAAGCACCCCGCTCGAGCAGGAGGTGAGCACGAGACAGAGCCCGACCCCCACCCAAGGCAGGAGTCGGGCTCTGACGGGACTGGTGTGACGGCTGTGACGCACGCCCCGAGTATGCCGGTTACTGGCGATTCAACCCATCGGTCACTTGACGACCCTGAGCGTGCCGGCGGACACGACCGCCCCCTTGATCCGGCCGGTGCCGGAGTAGGTGAGCGTGAGCTTGTACCTGCCCGCACCCAGGCGGGGCAGCGTCACCCAACGGGAACCCTTGTTGGAGTAGGTGAAGTCGATGAACGCGCTGCGCTTCTGGCCGGCCGCCGAGGTGGCCGTCAGCGTCACCCGGCCCGGGGGCCGCTGCGTGCCCTTCACGGTCACCTTGACCTGCGCCTTCGCGTTCTGCGAGGTCGGCACCGGTTTGGCGTTGCGGTAGAAGGTCAGCTTCGAGGCGACCTTGGTCGGGCTGACCACCTGCGACAACGGCACGCTGAGGAACGAGATGCGTTCCTTCCAGGTCGCCGTGCCGGTCTCGTAGAGCACGCCCACGCTGGTGCCGATCTGCGTGATGTCCGAGTACGCGCCCGGGGTGCTGTGCAGTTCGAGCTGGTAGCGGCTGCGCCAGGTCTTTCCCCCGGTGGAGCTCACGAAGATCGACATGTCCCGCCGCAGATTGCGCGTGCGGTCGCCGGGCGCAGTGAACAGCAGCAGGTTGCCGTAGGTGCCCGTCGGGGTCAGCGCACTGCCCTGCACCGACACGATCGGCAGCCGG
This genomic interval carries:
- a CDS encoding PPOX class F420-dependent oxidoreductase, whose protein sequence is MATRALPESHKDLLERANFAHLATVRPDGSPQSSVMWFAWDGETLKLTHTKNRQKFANLQNEPRVSLSVLDPENPYRFVEVRATLESVEDDDAEASFYHSLQVRYGNVYPIHDADERVIFTFRPDLFIAVTGGSVVN
- a CDS encoding sodium:solute symporter family protein, whose protein sequence is MDSDVLRLDASAIDYVILASYFLVVLGIGVLARRQVSSSIDFFLSGRSLPAWVTGLAFVSANLGAIEIMGMSANGAQYGMPTMHYFWIGAVPAMLFLAVVMMPFYYGSKVRSVPEFMLRRFGPAAHLVNALSFALAQVLIAGVNLYLLGTIVNVLLGWSLWVSLVVAALIVLVYTTLGGLSAAIYNEVLQFFVIVAALLPLTLAGLHKVGGWEGLKDKVTASPGGAEQLSAWPGNELSGFSNDFLSVFGIIFGLGFVLSFGYWTTNFVEVQRAMASKSMSAARRTPVIGAFPKLFIPFIVVIPGMVAAVSVQEMVQFKADGSGDVTYNDALLLLMRDLLPNGLLGLAITGLLASFMAGMAANISAFNTVFSYDIWQTYVVKDKPDGYYLRVGRIVTIAATVAAIFTAVIASGYSNLMDYLQQLFSFFNAPLFATFILGMFWKRMTPTAGWVGLVVGTGSAIFIFILSETGVISLQGQGASFLAAGVAFVADIVVSVLVTMVTAPKPESELRGLVYSLTPKADLSENRTGDEAVWYRSTPMLVGVAGVLVVALNIIFF
- a CDS encoding putative protein N(5)-glutamine methyltransferase; this translates as MTFDEVVTILRAAGCVWAEDEARLLLESGPDLPHLLERRAGGEPLELVLGWAEFRGLRVKVTPGVFVPRRRTEFLAGQAISAAAGQVVVELCCGTAAISVAVQHETEPAQLHVSDIDPAATALAAVNLDGTAHLYTGDLFDPLPRTLRDRVGVLVANVPYVPTADIPFLPAESRLHEPDVTVDGGDDGLTLFRRLVTGATSWLAPGGRVMSEVSARQAPLAQQIVAGQGLRAEMREDEDRGAVVVIGVRDPGT
- a CDS encoding GNAT family N-acetyltransferase, producing the protein MRIRRETPADRTAADAVHLEAFGDDGPLIARLLTSLRAMPRSPADLALVAEEGGEVVASTLCTRSLLDAPRRLLDVAVLSPVAVKPGHQGRGIGTALVRTAIEEMGKTEVPLLFLEGDPGFYRRVGFVEAGPLNFRKPSLRIPDLAFQVVKLPAYQDWMTGTLVYAREFWDHDCVGLRDPEA
- a CDS encoding CapA family protein; this encodes MLTSCSSGVLEDDPVAERSPAPAAPVASPSPTPPAGEQFSLVATGDVLLHKPLWHQAKRDGTDGEWNFAPMMDDVRPYVESADVGLCHLETPLAPAEGPYTSYPSFSGPPMIADALAEVGYDVCSTASNHTFDKGGAGVDRTLDKLDEVGLKHTGSARSAAEAKRLTMLRVNGVKVAFLSYTYGFNGIAYPSGQTWRANLLDEQAILDEARRARKAGAEVVVASLHWGTEYQQTPSDDQAYLAPKLARSGQIDLLISHHAHVVEPVQKIGRTWVVYGLGNLLADHDTPGKANAEGLLTRFTFSKAPGAKRFSVSKAEYVPLLMTKDQPHRVLDVRKALQTQEYGSTTRARLQQALRRTTKVVESMGGVRKGLVPAE